ctcggtttgatgatcggatcacaaacatattgttcattagagaatcagtggaacttaaggaacaaaaggtaatatcgggggtaaaacaaccatttgacccaaccgttattacgaacaaactcgtgaagggttaatttacaaatcatggttatatcgagtggacacaatatatctacagtgagaagagtgcaactttgGGCtctagtggagtgacctagtagttaacgaatgggggttaattcggtgtaaagagtttaaccaattaatcttggatcgttggagtccatgatctataggtccactaggtttccttactagctcacaaacggattaatcTTATAATAGTGTGatatgttgatttgaaatgttcaaattagaattaagggaattggtaattatatgtgatacaatgacacgtttaattttggaattaaatggaattggagagttaattaaatattaaaaaatctaaaaaatcatGTGTTAAATGAAGCAGGAAACATTCCATGAATTAGTTCGATTTTGAAAGCGAAATCTGATGAGAATTGCCTACATCCATTTTAGTAGAAAAGGATCTTTGGATTCATGATAATGAAATTGGTgataaattaatgtaaatatttggtatttaaattcattagaaaaattaattaaattatttaattaattattaattattaattttgttagaaaaattaattttgaattaatttttgtaaaattaatacaatttcagttttaaatataaattaaaactgaaattaagttttaatttgaaaaataatttcaaattaaaaagaagaaaaagaaaaattggaaatggAAAAGTTGAGATTTTTCCACTTCTTCTCCAATTAGCTTAGTCATTAATCCATTATTCCTGAGCTCAATTAATTCAAGTCGGAACTGTAATTCATGCAAGAGGAGTGTTTGCATGAGAGTCATGCATTAAAACCATCCGAGTGGAAATCAGATATGATTCAGAGGTGAATTAGCTAAAAATTTCAAGGGTTAAAATCTGGGTTTCATCTGCAAAACCAGAAGCTCATCTCCTTTATTCCCTTAATCTAAGCTTGTTAGACCTTGTGGTGATCCataacaagatttggagaagatttgcagttgGAAATGTGATTCAAGAAAATCTTCAAAAGTTAGTTATGAAACCCTccttttagtttatgagcatgcttaatttaaagctaaaatcgatgaattaaaatgcttaatgattcgtttttttcttcctttgctTGCTTTCTAACTCTATCATAAAGATgctcttttcttattttatgaGGTTTAAATCTTTGGCTTTTTCAAACCTAAATTTCATCTACTTGGAATAATCTTTCGACTTATTCAAATAGtttataaagcatacataaaacaagttaaACGCATGATTAAGCCTTAGTTAGTTTATGTTAGTTGCAATGTTTCTCAATCCATAAAGAAATTAGTTGTTCATGGTAAAAATTGAGGAGATGGATAAAAGATAAATCGTAGATGCATTCATATTGAGAAACAAGAGTCTTTCAACGTTTTACATAATACAAATAACTATTatggaaaaaaagagagagatagagaATCAAGCCGTGGTATGTAATTCCTTGCTTCCTCCGGCACTATAGATGACTGCTTCATAGAGAGTGTGTTGAAGGTGAGGTTTCCTTCTTGCTTCCAGAGAGAAATCCTAAGCTTTCATTTAATATTACACGAGGGCTCGAAGGAGAAGTGTTTTTGAAGTCAAAATTTAGGCAAAGTTTTTATCCAATGTCTTGGCTCTTGGCTATCAGCTatccttctctctctttttttttttttgcacaaaaatctcattgggtatttatagccGTCATGAGTAACTTTTTcttctctcactaatgattatGTTGATTAGGTGCATTAATTTATATACCTTGATCCGCCGCCGGCTCCGCGTCAGAAGTTTATTGGCTCAGCCGTAAAGCTTTTCTTGTCAGCTACCAACTTAGTCTCTGATTTGACTTCCATCGCCCATACGTCATGTCATCCTCTATCGCATAAGGCTACCAACTTGTTCAACTATGCGATTCTAATGTTGGTGTCGAGAATTCCTTGCGATCGCATAAATAGATTTCATGCACCCAAAAAACACTATTTTTATATCTTTCGTAGATAGTGAGACTTTGTGTATGTGGTCGCACGAtacaattatttttatgaattccTTATCAAGTTGTCGCATTCTCAAAGTTTTTTCCTAATTGTTTTTAGATAAAAGaggtaaaataacttgtatttctataagttatcaattaccaaaaaaaaaaatgaatgaaagaaagaaagaaaaataaaaacttcaaaaattaaaaggaaaaaattgcaatccacatattttatttggtagaattattagaattattgaataattttttaaaaatagtctATCATAAAAGCCCAAACATATATACTCCACCAAATACACTAGATACCTCACTCTGCATCCCATACACAGACATATAAATTTcgacatatgaactcagatcAAATAATTATACACCTCgaacacaaacatatgaaccCCACACATATATAAAGATATATGAACTTCAAACATCATATCTCAATTCAATGTCTCACACTACCCTTTAAAAGTAGgtaaatcaaaatataataaaattcaaaacataggaactaaaataatattttaacaaaaaaaaaaaagcattaaattaatctaaaatgataaaaaaaaataggagaatttttataaataaaaatatcccaaaagtatttacattttatagcaaaaaggtTTCATGGGTTGTttgtatttttagaatttttgttataaaatataaatatttttacatagtttttatatttaaaaatgcccCAAAAATATGTCGTAATTGGAGCCAGCAGAATGTTGTGTCACATGGAATAATTTTTTTAGCAAGCAAATAATAATTTGGGGGCCAGCTGCAGGCAAAAGCAATTGATCGTCTCTTAAAAGTCATGTCCAACCAAAACCATCTCTTTTACACATTCGACATTATACGCTAAAAGAAGACAGACAACCATATTTTCCATTAACATCAAACCATCAAACTAAACACTCAATTACAGAATatgttaaaacttaaaaaggaTAATGCACATTGTGACATTGGGCATCAAACGCagcaagaaaataaaaatataaaacaaataaaacgtAGAAATCACAAACCCAAATCTTAATCATCGTAATTTTATTGGAGGAGGCACcaaggaaaataaaagaaaaagtagtaGTAGTAAACAATCAATGGTGCGGATGAGGCCTTTCAAGCGCCGCATAGGAGCGTGGTGAAGGAGGAACCATATTCTCCACAGAAGTAACAGCAGCCGCATTGAGTTGCGCCGCCGTGGGAAGTGTACATGGGACATAGTTGAACGTGTTGGCTCGAGGGCAGCTCCTGGGCTTGGCAAAGAACGTGGCGCATTGGGCTTGTGTTTTTTGCAATCGGAAGCCCGGAATGCAGTTGCCTTGTACGTGGAGCCTTTGGGCTGTGACTAATTTTCGGCACTGTGGGCCGATTCTTGTGAAGTAATTGTTGCTTAGAGTGATGTTGTAGATATCTGGAAGCCTACAGAGGGATTCTGGGATGGGTCCGTAGAACTGGTTGTTGGCCAAGTTTAGAATCTGGAGGCTAAATAAGCAGCCGAAAGATTGCGGGATTGGACCTGTTAAGATGTTGGTGTTGGCGTCGAATACTGTGGCTTTTACCAAATAACCTATCTCGAATGGCAAACAACCTGAGAGTttgttttttaagaataatactTCCCGAAGAGTTCTCCAAGCTCGCCCGATGGTTGGAGGGATTGGACCTGTTTAAACCATATACACCAAAATCAATTCAGATCAGGTGCAGCCTACCTCATGTATTCCCACTTTTTTACCACACAaacaaagtttttaaaaaatatttaaaacataaaatcttgGACTGTACAGGAGATAGGTGTAGTGGATTGTACCTaagtttttctcttttaataattattttttttatatatatgacTGTCGAAGTAGTTCCTCATATATAATATACTTAATTACCTACGTTttctatataataataataataatctcttttctctctctttgttTCTAAGATTATATTCTTTCTTAATTGTAATAAAATACAATGGTGTAGTTGGCCAAAGTGATTCTTACTGTCTCATCATTGTTCTTCctctataattaatatttgtagtCATCTTTTTCACTTTTTGGGCTTTGTGCTGTGTAATACAGCTAGACTACACATATATTTCATGCATCCATATTTGTTACattgtatgaaaatttatgtttctttttcaaaaatatattttttaactatCAAATTTTAATGGGTTAACTGACTGAGTTGCATTAACACCTAAGTCTTTTTCGTCACATAATTATTGAATGTACGCTTAGACATTTATATGTCATTTTAAGAATATTGTAACTGTTAAAAACTTTGTAATAGACTTTCAAATTTAAACCGACAGTGTTGGACTATACTTAGCACACAAAATTAAACCTTTAAAAACTTGAATCGAaagatatataataattaaatgttatagAGGAATAGAACCTGTAAACTTGTTGTTAGCAAGTGTGATGTAAAGCGCGGGCGTGTTACCGAAGGTGGCTTGCGGGATCCTTCCACCGAACCCATTATTGTTAATGAACAACACATCCGTATCAATATTAAACAACCGATACGGAACCGACCCGTTATAAGTATTGAAACGGAAGTCCACAAACGACAATTTATTAGCTCCAAGGACGTATCCAGGGAACCCACCAAGGAACTTATTGTTACTCAAATCCAACTCGTATAAGAACCGTAATTTGTTGATGTTGCGGTTAATAACGCCAGTGAAGTTGTTGGAATTGGCATGAAAAAGAGCAATGTCCGGCAAATTACGAATGAAACGATAGAAGTTCAAGAAAGGGCCACCAAATCTAGCGCCACTGAAGTCAATGGAGGATAGGCCAGTGATGTTAAGATCAGGAACCACGTCGCAGAAGAAGCCTTTGAAGAGGCAGTAATTGTTGCCAACCCATGTTTTGGTGTACCCTTTAGGGTCGTAGGTGATGTTTCTTTTTAGCTCTTGAGTTATGTATAGGATTCTGGCTCGGTTGGCTAGAGGTCCCGGGTTGTTATTTGGGCGCCGGGGCATTAGCTTGACGCCCGGTGGGATCAGGGACGGCCTTGGTCGAATCCTCGTGATAGTGGGGTTCGGCCGCGGTGGTCCGGTTTGGGCAACGACGCCATGCAGGAGGAACGACGACTGTAAAACCAAAAAGACGGTGAAGAGTTTTAgccacatttattattattatttttttttttttttgtaagagaGAGGGGTGTGTGAAAGGGGAGCTGAGGTAACACCcatttataataagaaaaatacttGGATTGGGTTGGCTTGGCCCACCAATTTGAAGTTCACTCATTTATGGAGTAAcccaatttttcatatttttcaactttttacATAAAACTTCATATTCTCCTATATTTCTATTTTTCGTCATCTTTCCCTCAAACTTCATCTAATAACTATACATccaaatacaaatttactaacTTCAACATATTAAATCCATTTAGTGAACCAAATGCTTTCAAAGTGTTTCTAGGATTACATCTATCTTTTTGTAACCCGCTCAAATGCTCGATTCACAAATCATTGTGTGTGACGACAAACTtttcatctttttaaaaaagtattttttttatatattttctttataatgaaaGTGATGCATGGAGATGAATGTTACATTTGTAATAATAAGAACAATACTTTGGTACATTCAATTACGTACTATCTTTGTGCATCTCACTctaattatacaaaaaaaaaaaaaaagttcaaagatatCTTTAAAAATAAGTAAGAAAAGTTTGTCATATGATAAATTATGATGAATAATTTTGTGGAATGTATAAAGATGAGTGTAGCATATATAATAAGCACAAATATTTTTTCATGGATAATACTTTAGGTGCATCCCAAGATACATCCATCTCTATACTTCCTCCCTCATCACTCACAAcaataagaaaattaaaatatttgaaaaaaataatttgtcaCATGATAACTTATAATTGGACAACTTTAAAGATAAATAATGTTTGGGTACACCTAAGTATTTTCCGTTCCTCGTATgtgtttatataattattagatTTCGTGATCCATGACTTTAGTAGAATATTGTTTTTGTGTGGCCACCTTAAAGTGAGAATTAAAATTGTGGGATCATAAGCATATGTTTATatatacttttcttttcttttatcattttttttaaagtgagATATAAGAATTATGGGGTCTAATCATCAATTTTGTTTGATACAACTTTAAGTTAAAGTTGAAATGGAAGTTTAAGAGAAGATAAATCAAAGTTTTAAGTATAATTTAGTGAATAAGACATTAATTAcggtttttaaaaatagaaaatttatttgTTCAATATACCTATAATTAAATATAGAactaaatgaacaaaaataccTCTCGTCCCACGTTTGGACAAATAGTTCATACAAACTGGCAGTTTTGTTTGTATGAATGCAGGGATTGTTAGGTACCAATATTATTAGGAAAAGGTAGATGGAGAGGGACATGTATGTAATCCTTATAATATTCTATCAACCTATTTCTTTTAGTATATGGTaattaaaagtaaaagtaaCGTCGGTGGGTCAAGATATCACATGATCTGCATGACTTTTATTCCCAGATACCGACCAGCCTTTTCCTTTTGATTTCTTTACGCTCCATTAACTATACTTTGTATTGGGCGTAGATAAAAAGACTGTGTCCCCCCCCCAATATGGCATCGACCAAGCACCCTATCCCTATGGTTGCTTTCAATGTGCCtcgttttgttttaaatttatttaagaaCGTATAAGTTGGAACATGTGGGATTAGAGatcattaaattaaatggaAAGGTTCTAAAGAAATTGTTTGGTAGGAGAGACTAAAGATATATATGCTTTTAAGTTCAAACATATATAATGTTAAATTACAAACCTAATCCTATCGTATggactaaattctaaatttttttttcaaaccatacaaaccaattttataatttaatcggGAGATTACTTCTTTTAAATGTACCTATGAGTATTTTTTAGGTTTgtcaaaataggaaaaaaaaacatcttcTTGGtcctgtttttatttttgagttttgtttcaatttggtttacaTATTTCGATAGTACGAGCACTATACCAATTGAGCTACGTTCTTATTGACCCACACTTCCGTCTTTAGcattaatatctattaattcttttaattcttttaaactaattaatagacattgacactaaaaaacaaaagtgaGTATGTAATGAATATTGAGGTTAAAAGTAGAAATCTTAAAACCTAAGAACCAagttaaattgaaacaaaattcaaacttCACAAGTACAATTATTAACATTTGAAATTTAACAATCAAGTTAAAATTAAACTCTATGACTAAGGATTAAgagtgtaacattttgaaacctaataactaaatagaaaaaagaaaa
This genomic window from Benincasa hispida cultivar B227 chromosome 4, ASM972705v1, whole genome shotgun sequence contains:
- the LOC120076392 gene encoding uncharacterized protein At4g06744-like, with the protein product MWLKLFTVFLVLQSSFLLHGVVAQTGPPRPNPTITRIRPRPSLIPPGVKLMPRRPNNNPGPLANRARILYITQELKRNITYDPKGYTKTWVGNNYCLFKGFFCDVVPDLNITGLSSIDFSGARFGGPFLNFYRFIRNLPDIALFHANSNNFTGVINRNINKLRFLYELDLSNNKFLGGFPGYVLGANKLSFVDFRFNTYNGSVPYRLFNIDTDVLFINNNGFGGRIPQATFGNTPALYITLANNKFTGPIPPTIGRAWRTLREVLFLKNKLSGCLPFEIGYLVKATVFDANTNILTGPIPQSFGCLFSLQILNLANNQFYGPIPESLCRLPDIYNITLSNNYFTRIGPQCRKLVTAQRLHVQGNCIPGFRLQKTQAQCATFFAKPRSCPRANTFNYVPCTLPTAAQLNAAAVTSVENMVPPSPRSYAALERPHPHH